A stretch of DNA from Arthrobacter jiangjiafuii:
GGCCCGGAAATGCGCGGCCAGGCGCTCGAAGGTCTCCCGGCGCTGGTCGTATTCGGGCCGCAGGCTGCGGCCGAAGTAGTAGACGGCGTCGTACCCGCCGAAAAGGATCCGGGTCCGGCCCGGGGCATCGTCCACCAGCCGGTAGTAGTGGAACCGGTTGTTCATATCGCTCAGGCCCTGCCGGTTGTTCCAGCCGACCGCGGCCAACTGCCCCGCTGAGAGCGGTTCGGTCATCAGCGCGTAGTCGTAGACCGGCACGGTGTGCAGCCGGGTCCGGCGCAGCAGCGACGGAAAGGCATTGGTGGCCAGGGCCACGCGCCGCGCGGTGACCGTGCCGCCGTCGGTGGACAGCCGGACCCCGCCGCGGTCCGGGCGCAGGGAACGGACGGGCGTGCCTTCATGGATGACGACGCCGGCGGTCAGGCAGGCGCGCTGCAGCCCCCAGGCGAGCCTGGCCGGATTGAGCAGCGCGGTGCTTTCCTTGTCCCAGAGCCCGGCGAGATAGAGCGGGGAATCCACCTCCCGGCGGACCGCCTCCCGGTCCAGGAAAACCAGCCCCGGATCACCGGCAGCCGCTTCGGCAAGCTCCGCCACCTGATAGTCCTCGGTAGCCACGGTGAGGCTGCCGGTGAGCTCGAAGCCGCAGTCGATGCCGTACCTCGAGATGGCCTGCGCCATTTCGGCCAGGTTCTCCCGGCCCAGCTTCTGCAGCTGGGCTGCCTCGCCGGGCAGGTGCTTTTCCCCATTGGCATCCCCGTGGGTCAGGCTGGCCTCGCAGAAACCGCCGTTGCGCCCGGACGCCGCCCAGCCAATTCGGCGGCCTTCCAACAACATGACCGTCCGGTCCGGATCCCGCTCCTTGGCCATCAGCGCGGTCCACAGCCCGGTGTAGCCGCCGCCGACCACCACCAGATCCGCCTCGGCGCCGCCGTGCAGGGCGGGCAGCTCAACGGGCCGGCGGGGATCGTCGAGCCAAAAGGGGGTCGCCGCGGCACCGGCCAGGGACGGTGCCACCTCCCGGGGCGGATATTGGCGTTCCGCCCGGTCATATACGGTTCCGCTCATCGTCCGGCCACCAGGTCAGCGGCCCGCGCCAGGGGAGATGTCGCAGCGGTCCGGGACCGGTTCTCCCTCCGGTCCGCGGCGTAGTAGGCCTTGTACATGGCGCTCACGCCCAGCCAGCGCAGCGGCTCGGGCTCCCAGCGGCGGACCTGCCGGTTCACCCACGGCATGCGGATCAGTTCACTGTCGGTGCCCAGCACCAGGTCCGCCAGGGTGCGCCCGGCCAGATTGGACGCAGCCACTCCGGTGCCCACATAGCCTCCGGCCCAGCCAACGCCGGTGGCCGGATCCAGCCCCACCGTCGCCTTCCAGTCGCGGGGGACACCCAACACCCCGGACCAGGCATGTTCAATCCGCGTCCCCCGGGCGGCCGGGAACATCTCGTAGAGCAAAGCCGCCAGCCGGTCTACGGTTGCGGGAGCGGTGGCGCCGTCGGTATCTGTGCGGGAGCCGAACAGGTAGGGGACGCCGCGCCCGCCCAGGGCAATCCGGCCGTCCGCCGTGCGCTGGGCATACATGTAGGCGTGGGCCATGTCTGCCACGGCGTCGAACCCGTTCCAGCCGATCTCCTCCCAGGCCGCCGCCGTGAGGGGTTCGGAAACGATCATGGAGGAGTTCATCGGGAGCCAGTCCCGGTGCGAGCCGCGCAGGTTCGCGGTGAATCCTTCCGTGGCGCGCAGCACGTGGCGGCAGCGGACGGTGCCGCGCGGGCTCACCGCGGTGCCGGTGCGGATCTCGGTGACGGGGGTGTCTTCGTACAGCCGCACCCCCAGCGACTGAACGGCCCGGGCCAGCCCGCGCACCAGCTTGGCTGGCTGCAGGCGCGCGCAGTGCGGCTGGTACAGCCCGCCCAGTGCCCCGGTCACGGTTACCCGCCCGGCGCTGGCGCCGGCGTCCAGGAGCTGCGCCCCGCCTTCGGGCCACTGTTCCTCTTCGGCGGCCCAGGCGTGCAGCCGGGCCAGCTGCGCCGGGTTGCGTGCCACGTTCAACTCGCCGCCCTTGATGATGTCGGCGTCGATCCGTTCGGCTGCGGCCACGGCGATGACCTCGTCCACGGTTCCGTTGAGCAGTTCCTGGAACCGGCCGGTGACGGCGCGGCCATGCGTCCGGACGTACTGGCCGCGTCCGCCGGTGATGCTGTTGGTGAGCCAGCCGCCGTTGCGGCCGGAGGCGCCGTACCCGGCAAACCGGGCTTCGAGCACCACGATATCGAGGGCGGGCTGCGCCTTCTTCAGGTAGTACGCGGTCCAGAGGCCGGTGTAGCCCGCCCCGACAATGACGACGTCGGCGGTGGTGTCCCCGGTGAGGGCCGGACGCGTCGAGGGGATTCCGGTGGCGGCGTACCAGAAGGACACCCGGCCGTTGACCGGGGAATCCGGTGGTGGGAGCGGTTGGGGGAGTGAAAGCGGGAGGGCATCGGAGTCAGAGATGGTTCAGCCCCTCGCTGAGGACACCGCGCAGGATCGACTCGATCGCATCGAACTCCGGCTGGCCCATGGTCAGCGGGGGAGCCAGCTGGATGACCGGATCGCCGCGGTCATCGGCCCGGCAATACAGGCCGGCGTCGTACAGGGCGGTGGACACATAGCCGCGCAGCAGCCGCTCGGATTCCTCGGCGGTGAACGTCTCCTTGGTCCCCTTGTCCTTGACCAGCTCGATCCCGTAGAAGTAGCCCTCGCCGCGGACGTCGCCAACGATCGGCAGGTCCAGCAGCTTTTCCAGGGTGGCGCGGAACGCCGGGGCGTTGGTCTTGACCCGGTTGAACAGGTCCTCTGCTTCGAAGATGTCCAGGTTGGCCATGGCGACGGCGGCGGACACCGGGTGCCCTCCGAAGGTGTAGCCGTGATAGAAGGTGGTGTCGCCCTTGGCGAACGGTTCGAAGAGCCGGTCGGTGGCGATCATGGCCCCGATCGGGGCATAGCCGCTGGTCATGCCCTTGGCGCAGGTGATGATGTCCGGTTGGAAACCGAAATCGGTGGAGGCGAACATGGACCCGATCCGGCCGAACGCGCAGATGGTTTCGTCCGCGACCAGCAGGACGTCGTACTGGTCGCAGATCTCCCGCACCCGGGCAAAATAGCCCGGCGGCGGCGGAAAGCAGCCGCCGGAATTCTGCACCGGTTCCAGGAAGACGGCGGCCACGGTGTCGGCGCCCTCGAATTCGATGGCCTCGCCGATCCGGTCCGCGGCCCAGCGGCCAAACGCCTCGGGATCCTCCAGGCCGGCAGGCGCCCGGTACTGGTTGGTGTTCGGCACCCGGAAGGCGCCAGGCACCAGCGGCTCGAAGGGAGCTTTCATGTCCGGAATCCCGGTGATGGACAGGGCCCCCTGCGGGGTGCCGTGATAGGCCACGGCGCGGGAAATAACCTTGGTCTTGCCGGGCTTGCCGGTCAGCTTGAAGTACTGCTTGGCCAGCTTCCAGGCCGATTCCACCGCTTCGCCGCCGCCGGTGGTGAAGAAGACGCGGTTCAGGTCTCCGGGGGCCCCGGCGGCCAGGCGCTCCGCCAGGTCGATGGCCGGGGGATGCGCGTAGGACCACAGTGGCATGAAGGCCAGCTCCCGCGACTGGCGGGCCGCCGCCTCGGCCAGCTCTTCGCGGCCGTGTCCCACCTGCACGGCGAACAGCCCGGCCAGTCCGTCAATGAGCTCGTGGCCACGGTCGTCGTAGAGCAGGTGCCCTTGTCCCCGGGTAATGATGGGAATCTTGCCGCCGGCGGCCTGCCCGGAGTGGCGGGCCATATGCATCCACAGGTGGTCCCGGGCCGCCTGCTGGCGGTCGGTGCCGCGCGGGGTAAGGGATTGCTGGACGGTTGTATCGGTCATCTTGTGCCCCAGTTGTAGGCCTGCTTCCGCAGGGAGAGATACATGAAGGTTTCGGTGCCGCTGACTCCGGGAAGGCTCCGGATCCGGTTGACCAGCGCCATGAGGTCCTGGTCGTTTTCGCAGACCACTTCCGCGAAAATGTCGAAGGAACCGGCCGTGACCACGCAGTAGTCCACCTGGTCGATGCCGGCTATCTTGTCTGCTGCCGCTACCGGGTCGCCGCTGGTCTTGATGCCGAGCATCGCCTGCCGCGCGAAGCCGAGCTGCAGCGGGTCGGTGACTGCCACGATCTGCACCACCCCGGCGTCGGTGAGCTTTTGTACCCGCTGCCGCACTGCCGCTTCCGAGAGCCCCACCGCCTTGCCGATGGCGGCATAGGATCGGCGCCCGTCGGCCTGGAGCTGCTCAATGATTGCCTTGGATATGTCGTCAACGCCCGGCGCAGTTGCGGATTCCACTGTTTGTGAGGGCCTTTCTCTGCGGATTTCGTACCCAAGCGGGCAATGCTGATTGATATTGAAGCCCGTAAACCGTCGATAAACAAGGGTTTTAGAAACGGATTCCATAGGTAGTTAGCGGTGTTTTTGTTGGCAACCGTTGCGTAACAAAACTTTTACAACTAAAACCTTGTCCGCCGTCGTCGCGCTCTGGCACTATCAACGCAACAACCTCCGTCCTGCGGCAGTGAATTCGCAGCAGTTGATCAGCAAGGAGCCCCATGCCCAAGCGCCCGATCACCGATCCGATGCTCCGCAGCATCGTCAACGCCCAGCTGTCCCGCCGCCGGGTCCTGGCCGGTGCCGGCGGGCTGACGCTGGCATCCCTGCTGGCCGCCTGCGGCACGGGGGGCAACTCCGGCAACCCGGCAGGTGCCGCAGCCACCGCGGCCGCCGACTTGTCCGAGTCGGAGAAAACCGTCAACTGGGCCAACTGGACGCTCTACCTGGATTACGACGACGCCACGGGCACCTACCCTTCCCTGGAGGCCTTCAGCGCCGCCACCGGCATCGAAGCCAACTACTCCGAGGACGTGGACGGCAACGACACGTATTTCGGAAAGGTCCAGGGCCAGCTCTCGGCGGGCCAGGACATCGGCGCGGACATCGTCACACTCACGGACTGGATGGCGGGCCGGCTGATCCGGCTGGGCTACACCCAGGAGCTGGACCGGGGGAACATGCCCAATGCGGGAAACCTCCTTGCCGGGCTGCAGGAGGTGGATTTTGATCCGGGGCGCAAGCACTCCATCACCTGGCAGTCGGGCTTCGCAGGCATCGTCTGGAACAAGGAGGCCTTCCCGCAGGGACTGAGGAGCGTGTCTGACCTGTGGCAGCCGGAGCTGAAGGGACGGGTGGAGGTCCTGGACGAAATGCGGGACACCATCGGGCTGCTGATGCTGGAAAACGGCGTGGATGTCAGCGGGGACTGGGGGAGCGACGAGTTCGATAATGCCCTCGACATACTCTCCCAGCAGATCGCAGACGGACAGATCCGCCAGGTCAAGGGCAACTCCTACAAGGAGGACCTCATCTCTGGCGATGCGCTCGCCGTCATCGGCTGGTCCGGGGACATCACCCAGCTGAACTTCGAGGAGGGCGACAAGTGGGGCTTCGCCCTGCCTGAAGCCGGCGGGACCCTCTGGTCCGACAACATGCTGGTGCCGATCGGCTCACCGCACAAGGCCAACGCCGAGAAGCTGATGAACTATTACCTGGACCCCGAAAACGCGGCAACGGTGGCCGCCTACGTCAATTACATCTGCCCGGTGGAGGGCGCCCGCGAGGTGATGGAGTCCATTGATCCGGCGCTCGCGGAGAACCCGCTGATTTTCCCCACCGAGGAGTACCTGTCCCGCGCCCATGTGGTCCGCACCCTGACGCCCGATGAGGAAACGGACTTCAGTGACCGGTTCCAGACCGCGATCGGCAGCTGATGGCAGCCCTTGACCTTGCGCCCGATTCCGGCGCCCGCCAGAAGGCATCCGGCGGGGACCTGGTGCTCTCCGGACTGTCCAAGAGCTTTGCCGACTTCACCGCCGTCGACCACCTGGACCTGGTGATCCCGTCCGGATCGTTTTTCGCCCTGCTGGGTCCCTCCGGCTGCGGAAAGACCACCACGCTGCGGATGGTCGCCGGCTTGGAACAGCCCACCGCCGGCACCATCAGTATCGGCGGGCGGGACATCACCGCGGCCGGAGCCCACCAGCGTCCGGTGAACACCGTCTTCCAGAACTACGCGCTCTTTCCGCACATGAGCGTGCTGGACAACGTTGCCTTCGGCCTGAAGCGGCGCAAGGTGCGCGATGCCGAGGCACAGGCCAAGGCTGCGCTGGATCTGGTGGAACTCGGGCATCTGGGCGCCCGCCGCCCCGCCCAGCTTTCCGGCGGCCAGCAGCAGCGTGTGGCGCTGGCCCGCGCCGTGGTCAACCGGCCGGCCGTCCTGCTCCTGGATGAACCGCTGGGGGCGCTGGACATGAAGCTGCGCCGGCAGATGCAGGTGGAGCTGAAGAACATCCAGCTGGAGGTGGGCCTGACCTTTGTCCATGTCACCCACGACCAGGAGGAGGCCATGACCATGGCCGACACCGTGGCCGTGATGAACAGCGGACGGGTGGAACAGATGGGCGCTCCGCAGGAGCTGTACGAATTGCCGCGGACCGCCTTCGTGGCCAACTTCCTGGGCAAGTCCAACCTGATGCCCGCCGAGGTCACCGGCGAGGACGGCCCGGACCTGCTGGTCAACGCCGGCGGACACCGGCTGCGGCTGCGCAAGGACCGGGCCTCAGACCACAGCGGCCGGGTGCTGATCGGCATCCGGCCGGAGAAGCTGCGCATGGTCCTGGGCGCCGCTCCGCCTGCCCCGCCTGCCCCGGCTGCCGGCGCGGGCAACGCGTGGGCGCAGCCGCTGCGGGCAGTGGTGCTGGATGCCTCGTTCACCGGCGCGTCCACCGAATACGTGGTGGATGTGGAGGGCATCGGCACCATGGGGGTTTTCAGCCAGAACCATGGCGGAGCCCTGGCCGCGCCCGGCGACCGCGTGACCCTGAGCTGGGACGCCGAGCATGCCTTTGGCCTTCGCGGCGACGAGGACCGCTCGGCCGGCGCGGGCGAGAGCGCACTCTGATGGCACTGCTCACTGCTGCCGGCCGCGGGCCAGGGGCAGGCGGCGCAGGGTCGGCCGGCAGCGGCGATGCGGAGAATGAGGCCCTGCGGCGCCGGGGCCGGGTGGGCTACCTGCTGATCCTGCCCGGCTTCATCTTCATGCTG
This window harbors:
- a CDS encoding Lrp/AsnC family transcriptional regulator; amino-acid sequence: MESATAPGVDDISKAIIEQLQADGRRSYAAIGKAVGLSEAAVRQRVQKLTDAGVVQIVAVTDPLQLGFARQAMLGIKTSGDPVAAADKIAGIDQVDYCVVTAGSFDIFAEVVCENDQDLMALVNRIRSLPGVSGTETFMYLSLRKQAYNWGTR
- a CDS encoding ABC transporter substrate-binding protein; the encoded protein is MPKRPITDPMLRSIVNAQLSRRRVLAGAGGLTLASLLAACGTGGNSGNPAGAAATAAADLSESEKTVNWANWTLYLDYDDATGTYPSLEAFSAATGIEANYSEDVDGNDTYFGKVQGQLSAGQDIGADIVTLTDWMAGRLIRLGYTQELDRGNMPNAGNLLAGLQEVDFDPGRKHSITWQSGFAGIVWNKEAFPQGLRSVSDLWQPELKGRVEVLDEMRDTIGLLMLENGVDVSGDWGSDEFDNALDILSQQIADGQIRQVKGNSYKEDLISGDALAVIGWSGDITQLNFEEGDKWGFALPEAGGTLWSDNMLVPIGSPHKANAEKLMNYYLDPENAATVAAYVNYICPVEGAREVMESIDPALAENPLIFPTEEYLSRAHVVRTLTPDEETDFSDRFQTAIGS
- a CDS encoding NAD(P)/FAD-dependent oxidoreductase, with the translated sequence MSGTVYDRAERQYPPREVAPSLAGAAATPFWLDDPRRPVELPALHGGAEADLVVVGGGYTGLWTALMAKERDPDRTVMLLEGRRIGWAASGRNGGFCEASLTHGDANGEKHLPGEAAQLQKLGRENLAEMAQAISRYGIDCGFELTGSLTVATEDYQVAELAEAAAGDPGLVFLDREAVRREVDSPLYLAGLWDKESTALLNPARLAWGLQRACLTAGVVIHEGTPVRSLRPDRGGVRLSTDGGTVTARRVALATNAFPSLLRRTRLHTVPVYDYALMTEPLSAGQLAAVGWNNRQGLSDMNNRFHYYRLVDDAPGRTRILFGGYDAVYYFGRSLRPEYDQRRETFERLAAHFRATFPQLDTVAFSHTWGGAVDTCSRFFSFFETAHNKSVAYAAGFTGLGVGATRFAANVLLDLLSGEETERTSLELVRKKPLPFPPEPAAWLGIKATTAAMVRADRTQGRRGPLLQALDTIGMGFDS
- a CDS encoding ABC transporter ATP-binding protein, producing MAALDLAPDSGARQKASGGDLVLSGLSKSFADFTAVDHLDLVIPSGSFFALLGPSGCGKTTTLRMVAGLEQPTAGTISIGGRDITAAGAHQRPVNTVFQNYALFPHMSVLDNVAFGLKRRKVRDAEAQAKAALDLVELGHLGARRPAQLSGGQQQRVALARAVVNRPAVLLLDEPLGALDMKLRRQMQVELKNIQLEVGLTFVHVTHDQEEAMTMADTVAVMNSGRVEQMGAPQELYELPRTAFVANFLGKSNLMPAEVTGEDGPDLLVNAGGHRLRLRKDRASDHSGRVLIGIRPEKLRMVLGAAPPAPPAPAAGAGNAWAQPLRAVVLDASFTGASTEYVVDVEGIGTMGVFSQNHGGALAAPGDRVTLSWDAEHAFGLRGDEDRSAGAGESAL
- a CDS encoding aspartate aminotransferase family protein; the protein is MTDTTVQQSLTPRGTDRQQAARDHLWMHMARHSGQAAGGKIPIITRGQGHLLYDDRGHELIDGLAGLFAVQVGHGREELAEAAARQSRELAFMPLWSYAHPPAIDLAERLAAGAPGDLNRVFFTTGGGEAVESAWKLAKQYFKLTGKPGKTKVISRAVAYHGTPQGALSITGIPDMKAPFEPLVPGAFRVPNTNQYRAPAGLEDPEAFGRWAADRIGEAIEFEGADTVAAVFLEPVQNSGGCFPPPPGYFARVREICDQYDVLLVADETICAFGRIGSMFASTDFGFQPDIITCAKGMTSGYAPIGAMIATDRLFEPFAKGDTTFYHGYTFGGHPVSAAVAMANLDIFEAEDLFNRVKTNAPAFRATLEKLLDLPIVGDVRGEGYFYGIELVKDKGTKETFTAEESERLLRGYVSTALYDAGLYCRADDRGDPVIQLAPPLTMGQPEFDAIESILRGVLSEGLNHL
- a CDS encoding NAD(P)/FAD-dependent oxidoreductase, with the protein product MSFWYAATGIPSTRPALTGDTTADVVIVGAGYTGLWTAYYLKKAQPALDIVVLEARFAGYGASGRNGGWLTNSITGGRGQYVRTHGRAVTGRFQELLNGTVDEVIAVAAAERIDADIIKGGELNVARNPAQLARLHAWAAEEEQWPEGGAQLLDAGASAGRVTVTGALGGLYQPHCARLQPAKLVRGLARAVQSLGVRLYEDTPVTEIRTGTAVSPRGTVRCRHVLRATEGFTANLRGSHRDWLPMNSSMIVSEPLTAAAWEEIGWNGFDAVADMAHAYMYAQRTADGRIALGGRGVPYLFGSRTDTDGATAPATVDRLAALLYEMFPAARGTRIEHAWSGVLGVPRDWKATVGLDPATGVGWAGGYVGTGVAASNLAGRTLADLVLGTDSELIRMPWVNRQVRRWEPEPLRWLGVSAMYKAYYAADRRENRSRTAATSPLARAADLVAGR